The Methylocystis sp. ATCC 49242 region CGTGTAAAGGTTCTCGGACACGCGGGGGCGTCGCGCAAAGGGGAGCGGGTCGCATGAATTTCCAGGGTTTCAAGCCGTTTGCGGTTGTTGCGGCCTTCGCCGCCTTCACGCTGGCGGCCTGCGAGGACGGGGGCTTTTCGCACCGCTCGCTCGCGCCCATTCCGCCGGAGACCGTCGCGCTGATGGAGAAGGTCGGCACGACGAAGGAAGCGCCGATGCTCATCCGCGCCTACAAGAAAGAGGCGGAGCTCGAGATCTGGAAGATGCGGTCCGACGGCCGCTACGTCCATCTCAAAACCTTCCCCATGTGCCGCTGGTCGGGCCAGCTCGGCCCCAAGACGCGCGAGGGCGACCGCCAGGTGCCGGAGGGCTTCTATTCGATCACGCCGGCGCAGATGAACCCGAATTCGGCCTATTACCTGTCCTTCAACGTCGGCTACCCGAACCAGCTCGACCGCGCGCTGGGGCATAGCGGCGGGACCATCATGGTGCATGGCGCCTGCTCGTCGGCCGGCTGCTTCTCCATGACCGACAAGCAGATCGCGGAAATCTACGCGATTGCCCGCTCCTCCTTCGGCGGCGGCCAGCGCGCAATCCAGATGCAGTCCTATCCCTTCAAGATGACGGCCGAAAATCTGGCCAAGCACCGGCTTGACCCGAACATCGGCTTCTGGAAGAACCTGAAGGAAGGCAATGATCACTTCGAGGTGACGAAAGAGGAGCCGCAGGTCGCTTTCTGCGGCCGTCATTATGTCTTCAACGCCACGCCCGCGGGACATATGGACGCGGCCTCGGCCTGTCCGCCCCTGAAGCACAATCCGGAGATCGCGGCCCAGGTCGCCGAAAAGGCGGCCAAGGATGACACCAAGGTGGCCGAACTCGCCGAAAGCGGCGTGAAGCCGGTTCGCGTCGTCTATCAGGACGGCGGTCAGAACCCGGCCTTCGCCTCGCGCGTCGCCGAGGTGAGCCGCCCCGAGGCGATCGCCCCGCCAGTCGAAATCGCGCTGGAGGAAAAACCGGCCCGCGGCGCCGGCAAGGCCGCGACGCAGCTCGCCGCCAAATCGCCCGTCGTGACGGTCGCTGCCGCCAAGGCCGCCGCCGAGAGCCGGGAGGCGGAGGCGCCGCATCCGGTGGCGCAGGCCTTCGCGCCCGACGACCGCCGCGAGATGCAGGCGCTCGCCAGCGACGACAGCCCGACGAGCTCGATCAAGAAAGCGGCTCCCCGGAAGCCCGGCGCCCCCGATCCGGCGACAAAGAACAAAGCCGCCGCCCATTAGAGCGGCGGCGCCTCCGCGCTAGCTCCAGTTAACAGCCCCCTGACATAAGGCTTGCGGAACGCACCGGGAACGCATATGAATCGTTCATGATTTGTTTTTGAGCGATTCAGGCTCCCCTGCGGGTCTGTGTCGACGCTACGGCGCGAGTTCAGGGGCCAACTTTCGATGCTGACAAAGAAGCAAAGCGACCTTCTGCGCTTCATACATGAACGCCTGAAGGAGTCCGGCGTGCCGCCGTCCTTCGACGAGATGAAGGATGCGCTCGATCTGAGATCGAAGTCGGGGATTCACCGATTGATCCTCGCGCTAGAGGAGCGGGGCTTCATCCGCCGTCTTCCCAATCGCGCCCGCGCGCTCGAGGTGCTGCGCCTGCCTGAATCAGCGACGCCGCGCGGCGGCGGAGGGTCGCGGGGCGGAAAATTCTCGCCGGCTGTCATCGAGGGCAATCTCGGCCGTGTGCGGCCGCTGCACGAGCGGCGGGAGGAGGAGACCGGGCAGAATGTGGCGATTCCGGTCATGGGCCGCATCGCCGCCGGCACGCCGATCTCCGCGATCCAGAGCCGCAGCCACACCATCAGCCTGCCGCCCGACCTTCTGACCAGCGGCGAGCATTACGCGCTGGAAGTGCGTGGCGACTCCATGATCGAGGCCGGCATCCTCGACGGCGACACGGTCGTCATCAAGAAGCAGGACAACGCCGACACCGGCGACATCGTGGTGGCTCTCATCGACGACGAGGAGGCGACGTTGAAGCGTCTGCGCAAACGCGGCGCCTCGATTGCGCTCGAAGCGGCCAATCCGGCTTATGAAACGCGCATCTTCGGGCCGGATCGCGTGCGTATTCAGGGGAAGCTCGTGAGCCTCCTGAGGAAATACTGATTGGCCCGCATTCGCCCCATGCCCGCGCATGGCGAATGGGGGCGCGGCGGGCGTCCCGGGGCCGGAGCGAAGCTTCCTCCAGTCCGCAGCGCCTTGAAGCAGGGGCGATGCAAAAAAAGCCGCGGTCAGTCGTCCAGCGGCTCCGCCGCCTGAGCGTCGTCATTGTCGCTTTCAATTTCAGAGGCCTCGGGCGTGGTGATCCGGCCGCGCCTTTCCTGCGGGGCCTGCGACCACGGCCGATCCTCGTCGACGCCGCGCGCTCTCGTCCATTCGATCTTCTCGCCCTTCAGTCGCAAGGAAATCGCGCCCGTTTCCACAAGCTTGCGACGATCTATGACGATCGGCGCGGCGCAACCTTCGGGCGCATGAAGCGGCGTGACGATGATCGCCGCGCGCGCGCAGTCTTCCAGAAAGGCGCCGCGCTCATTCACAAGGGCGACGATGCGCCCGTCGAACAGTCTTCCAACGCATCCCAGATCGTCGCAGGCGACGCCAGCTCCGGCGTCTGCGGCCGCGCGGGAATCCGCGTCGGCGCGCAACCATTGTTCGGACGCGAAGACGCTCGGTCTTTTGCCCAGAAGGGCGATTTCGCCGGAGGCGGCACGGAAGGCCGCCGAGTCGCCCGTCGGCGGAACGGCGAGATCGAAACCCGTTCCGTTTTTCGCGCCGAGCAGGCCGACGAGCGCCAGAGGTATCGCGGTCGCCCGGAGCGACCACGTCCGCCATAGCACCGCCGACAGAACGGCAAGCGCGAGAAAGACGATCGCCCAGGGCGCAAAAGCCTTCACATGCAGGCTCGCCCCCGGCGCGCTCGCGATCAGCCCCGCGAGATAGATGACGAGATCGATCCCGATCTTCAGATAGCGCCAGACGAAGCCGTCGAGGCCGAAAGGATAGAGGACCGCGCCGATCAGCGCGCAAGGCACGGCGAAAAATTCGATGATCGCCAGGGTCAGCGGATTTCCGACCAGCACATATGGACTGAGCTCGTGGAAATCATTGGCCATGAAGGAGGCGGTGGCGGAGGTGGCGCAAAGGGTCGCGAGAAGCGCCGCGCCCGGTCCGTGCACCAATCGCTCGACCAGGGCTTCGCGCAGTTCCGCAAGTCGCCCGCGCATGCTCGGGCCGACAGGGCGCGCGCGGCTTCGTCCGAGATAATCGCCGCGCCATTCATAGACCGCGATCAGCGCCGCGACGGCGGCGAAGGAAAGTTGAAAACTCGCGCCGAGCAGCGCCTCCGGCTCGAAGGCGATGATGAAAAAGGCGGCGAGCGCAAGATTGCGCATGGAGAGCGACGCGCGGTCGAACAACACGGCGACGAGCATGATGAGCGTCATGACCAGCGCGCGCTCCGTGCCGACGCGCGAACCCGTCGCGATGTCGTAGAGAATGGCGCCGAGGATAGCGAGCCCGGCCGCCCATTTCTTGATCGGGTAGTTGAGCGCCAGCGTCTGCGACATTGCGAGGAGGCGCCGGAAACCGACGAAGAAAATGCCGGCGACGAGCGTCATCTGCATGCCAGAGATGGTGATGATGTGAAAGATGCCGGCCCGGCGTATGAGGTCTTTCGCGTTACCGGAAAGGAAATCGCGCTTGCCTGTCACCATGGCGGCCGCGATGGCGCCCGCGTCGCCGTCGATCGTGCGATAGACGCGCAGGGCGAGCGCATTTCGCGCGCGATCGATGGCGGCGAAAAAGCGTAGCGAAATTGGCGCCGGATCGGGCGGCGGCATGACCTCGATGCGGCCGAGCGCGTTCCCGACGCCGCCGAGCCGCGCGAAATAGGCGTCGCGCGCGAAATCATAGCCGCCGGGCAGCGCCGCGCGGGCAGGGGGCATGAGCCGGGCTTTCAACGCGACGA contains the following coding sequences:
- a CDS encoding murein L,D-transpeptidase family protein; the protein is MNFQGFKPFAVVAAFAAFTLAACEDGGFSHRSLAPIPPETVALMEKVGTTKEAPMLIRAYKKEAELEIWKMRSDGRYVHLKTFPMCRWSGQLGPKTREGDRQVPEGFYSITPAQMNPNSAYYLSFNVGYPNQLDRALGHSGGTIMVHGACSSAGCFSMTDKQIAEIYAIARSSFGGGQRAIQMQSYPFKMTAENLAKHRLDPNIGFWKNLKEGNDHFEVTKEEPQVAFCGRHYVFNATPAGHMDAASACPPLKHNPEIAAQVAEKAAKDDTKVAELAESGVKPVRVVYQDGGQNPAFASRVAEVSRPEAIAPPVEIALEEKPARGAGKAATQLAAKSPVVTVAAAKAAAESREAEAPHPVAQAFAPDDRREMQALASDDSPTSSIKKAAPRKPGAPDPATKNKAAAH
- the lexA gene encoding transcriptional repressor LexA, producing the protein MLTKKQSDLLRFIHERLKESGVPPSFDEMKDALDLRSKSGIHRLILALEERGFIRRLPNRARALEVLRLPESATPRGGGGSRGGKFSPAVIEGNLGRVRPLHERREEETGQNVAIPVMGRIAAGTPISAIQSRSHTISLPPDLLTSGEHYALEVRGDSMIEAGILDGDTVVIKKQDNADTGDIVVALIDDEEATLKRLRKRGASIALEAANPAYETRIFGPDRVRIQGKLVSLLRKY
- a CDS encoding ComEC/Rec2 family competence protein yields the protein MREASRVAEGERRGGGAVALWLAPRAHRIGEALRAALAEEAALRRPFLWLVVAAGAGVVLYFTAEREPPLPLCFAVLGAAAAFALIARRHARARALFVALAFVAAGFTSAAWRTARVAAPIIPRVGIGELTGFVEELDPRRSGARFILRVASAEGLPGEVAPARVRLTTRGDPSFSAGDFVALKARLMPPARAALPGGYDFARDAYFARLGGVGNALGRIEVMPPPDPAPISLRFFAAIDRARNALALRVYRTIDGDAGAIAAAMVTGKRDFLSGNAKDLIRRAGIFHIITISGMQMTLVAGIFFVGFRRLLAMSQTLALNYPIKKWAAGLAILGAILYDIATGSRVGTERALVMTLIMLVAVLFDRASLSMRNLALAAFFIIAFEPEALLGASFQLSFAAVAALIAVYEWRGDYLGRSRARPVGPSMRGRLAELREALVERLVHGPGAALLATLCATSATASFMANDFHELSPYVLVGNPLTLAIIEFFAVPCALIGAVLYPFGLDGFVWRYLKIGIDLVIYLAGLIASAPGASLHVKAFAPWAIVFLALAVLSAVLWRTWSLRATAIPLALVGLLGAKNGTGFDLAVPPTGDSAAFRAASGEIALLGKRPSVFASEQWLRADADSRAAADAGAGVACDDLGCVGRLFDGRIVALVNERGAFLEDCARAAIIVTPLHAPEGCAAPIVIDRRKLVETGAISLRLKGEKIEWTRARGVDEDRPWSQAPQERRGRITTPEASEIESDNDDAQAAEPLDD